The Candidatus Gracilibacteria bacterium genome has a window encoding:
- a CDS encoding prolipoprotein diacylglyceryl transferase: MYPTIELLGFKIYVFGVLLSITWLLFVTLLHHFSWKEGFTRSIFSDKTIIYLTLSMFFFSRVWYLFAEWRDEQFILMELGRGNFLTFAKLFFVPENYHFSLFGGIFGFFLVFFWKTKDAPRERLRYFDAVTWAFLFSALLGYLAALLGGQIYGIPFNSFFSILYNHKESIVDLRSPVFPLPIFYIIFTGGILLSLTKIQRKIHQIPDGFLGFLGLGLFSGMIFLGEFLNGSEDMFESYFFLNLNQIGALIGIFMSLLGIFRNIEKKI; the protein is encoded by the coding sequence ATGTATCCCACGATCGAACTTCTCGGCTTCAAAATCTACGTCTTCGGTGTTCTCTTGTCTATAACATGGCTTTTGTTTGTGACTCTTCTTCATCATTTTTCCTGGAAAGAAGGATTCACCCGATCGATTTTCTCTGACAAAACAATCATTTATCTCACTCTCTCGATGTTTTTCTTTTCGAGAGTTTGGTATCTTTTCGCTGAATGGAGAGACGAACAATTCATATTGATGGAGCTCGGAAGAGGAAATTTTCTCACCTTCGCGAAACTCTTCTTTGTACCAGAAAACTATCACTTTTCCCTTTTTTGAGGTATATTTGGATTCTTTCTTGTTTTCTTCTGGAAAACAAAAGATGCCCCACGTGAACGTCTTCGTTATTTTGATGCCGTCACTTGGGCTTTCCTTTTCTCGGCGCTTCTTGGTTATCTTGCAGCACTTCTCGGAGGACAAATATATGGAATTCCTTTCAACTCCTTTTTCTCTATTCTCTATAATCACAAGGAAAGTATCGTAGATCTTCGTTCTCCCGTATTTCCACTTCCCATTTTTTATATTATTTTTACAGGAGGAATTCTTCTCAGTCTCACAAAAATACAGAGAAAAATCCACCAAATTCCTGATGGATTTCTTGGTTTTCTCGGACTCGGACTCTTCTCTGGTATGATTTTTCTCGGGGAATTTCTGAATGGTTCTGAAGATATGTTCGAATCCTATTTCTTTCTGAATCTGAATCAGATTGGGGCACTTATAGGTATTTTTATGAGTCTTCTATGAATATTTCGAAATATAGAGAAAAAAATCTAG